GAAAACGGCGCAACCATCCTCCGCGAAGACGTGCCGGTGCAGGGCTTTACGCTCGATCAGGCTTTTGCAAATGCTCCGGCTGTCGAAAACGACCACTTCGCCATCCCGAAGGTGATGTAGTCGGCGCACTTGCCCGACGCATTTGCCGAATTTCGCGCATTTCGTTACGCATTTCGCTTTGAACAAGGTCAGCTGCATCGTTCCTGCCCGCATGGGCTCGTCCAGATTTCCGGGGAAACCTCTCCTGAAGCTCAACGGCAAGGAGATGATTGTCCGTACTATGGAACGGGCGCTCCTTGCGGATTGCTTTGACCGCATTGTCTGCGCAACGGACAGTCCCGAAATCGAGGCTGTGGTCACGGCGGCTGGCTTTGATTGCGTGATGACTGGCGAATGTGCAACAGGTTCCGACCGCGTGGCGGAGGCCGCTAAAAAGCTCGGCCTTGATCTGGTCGTGAATCTCCAGGGCGACGAGCCTCTCGTTGAACCTTCCGTGCTCCGCGATGTCGCGAAAGACCTCTCGGAACACCCCGACTGCTGGGTGACGGTCGCATGCCCGTTGAACCCTGCAGAAGCTGAACTCAAGACTGTCGTGAAAGTGCTCGTGCGCGACGGTGTGGCGGTTGACTTTACAAGGTCTGTGCCGCCTGCAGAAGCGAACCGCTGGTTCCAGCACCAGGGCATTTACGCATACTCCCGCGAAGCCCGTGACGAGTTTGCATCGCTCCCGCAGAACAAGATTGAGCTGGAACGCTCGTTAGAGCAGATGCGAATCTTAGGGCGCCGCCCCATCCGCATTGTCCAGAGCGCTTACCCGAGCATTTCCGTGGACGTCCCTGCGGACGCAGCCCACGTCGAGAATATTTTGCTAGATCGCTTGTTATATCCTTGTTTTGATGAACCTCTCAAAAAAGGCAATGAACGCATCTGAAAAAAGAATTCTCAAACTCGCAATCATCCTCTTTATCATTGGCTTAACTGTCCGCTACCTCCCGTGGGGACTCCCGTCTATCGAAACGTTCGAAGTCGGTGACGCCATTATTGTTGCAAATGCATCTCCGGCGATTACTGACGGAGTTCCTCCTGCGGATACGAGTGCGGTCCTGGCTAGCGATACCGACAAAGTAATACCCCTTGCGGATCCAGGCCCGAAATCGACCGAGCATTCCTCCGAACATCACCGGAAAGCAAAGAAAAAAGTCTCGTTTCCGCTAAATATCAATACGGCGAGCGCCGATGATCTGTGCGCCATAAAGGGGGTGGGACCCAAGCTTGCCGAGAAAATTGTCGAGCGTAGGACTGCTGCAGGGCCGTTCAAGGGGCCTTCTGACCTCAAAAAAGTGCATGGAATTGGAAAGAAAAAGCTTGAAACAATGTTACAATCGATAATTTTTGATTAGTTTTAGGATATAAAACTTTACATAAGCATATTTATGAGCGATACGAAGTTATATCTAGGCATTGAAGTTGGTGATACTTCCATGAAGGTTGCCCTTGTGGACGCTTCTGCAAAGAAGGTGGTCAAGGCGGCTGTTCTCCCGACGGAGAGCAACCCCATTTACGATATTTTCCTTTTTGAAAGCATGCTCCAGCAGTGGGTGGACGAGAACCAGATCAAGGATATCGAGGCGACTTCTGTCACGATGCCTGCGACGATGTCGATTATCCGCAAGGTCTATGTGCCGCAGGAGGCTGTCGCGAACAAGGATCAGTACCTCAAGTGGTATATGGAACTTTTCTCGAACGCCGATGTGAGCGCCTACGTTGTGGACTCGATTACGTTAAGTGGCGACGATACCTTGGGGTATAACGAACTCATCATGGCTGTCCGCAAGGAATGGGTCGAAGCTCTGCGCAAGGGTTTCCGTTCCCGTATCCTCTCGCCGAAGTCGATGGAAGTCGATGTGCTCTCGCTTATGAACGTGATGGATGTTGGCGAAAAAATCAAGGATGCGGTTTGCGTGGTGAAGGCGGACTTCGCCGGCGTGACGCTTGCCTGGATGCGCCGTGACGAACTCCTCGCTTTGCGCTGCGTCTCGACGCTTTCGATGGTCGGCAAGACCGAAGATGTGGCGTACCCGATTCTCGCCAATGAAATTGTTGAACAGATGAAGCTTGTCCAGTCCGAAAACGCCGTCAATGGTGTGACAGACGTGCGCCTTTGCGGTGAAATGGCTTCGAACGAAGAGTTTGTGAATATTCTCTTAGGAAAGTTGGGCGACTACAAGGTCTCGTTGATGACCGAGTTCTCTCAGCTCCCGAGTGACGAAAGCGTGAACCCCGTTGATATGATTTGCTGTGTCGGTGCCGTCGGTGCTGCGCTCAATCAGATGGAGGGTGTATGATTCATATGAACCTTATTGCGGTGGCGGAAAAGAATTCCTCCATCGGTAGCGTTTCGCAGCATCTGCATGTCACGAATGTCGCGGATGTGGAACGCCAGTATAAGAGAAAGTATTTGACTGTTGCCGCTATAGTTGTGGCTGCAGTTCTTGGCTTAAGCGGTTATTTGAGCATGAATGGCGTTCCGGCGGCGTTGGAAGGCGTGTTCCCGGACTCTTACCTCAACTTGATTGGGGCTAAGTCGGCTTCGACATCTAAGACGGCCTCTGCCGGTCCGACCGCCGAAGAGATTGCAAAACAGAAGGAAGCCTTGGCAAAGGCTCGTGCCGCCATGCCTGTAAAGGACATCGTTGGCGAAATCCAGCCGCAGGCTCTGTTTAATAACAAACGAACAGGCTACGGCAGTTACTTGCCTCTCGAAAAGCTCTCGTTCCAGAAGACTTCGCTTCCGCAGTTCCTCTCTTTCTTGAACACGGCTGTGCCGGACGATATCGGGTTCTCGGAATGTGTGTTCCAGGCTCCGAACTATTATTACTTGCGCGGTGTTGCCATGAAGGCTTCTTCGCAGCATACTCTCATGGATAGACTTAAGGCTGTGAGTAAGCAGTTCCAGTCGCCGATTGCCTCTGAAGCGGCTACCGAAGTGGCTGCGTTTGGCCAGTTCAATGTTCCGCAGGTGCGCCTCGATGCCGTGCGTGGCTTTGTCCCCACAGCTGAAATTGGTGCAGAAGTCAAGGCTTTCAAGTCTCTTGCGACTACGAATAAGGTACAGCTGAAGGGCCTCGAAAAGCCTGTTGTCGAAGACTTTGGCGTGTTTAAGCGCTATGCGTACAACGTTTCGTCGACGGCGGACTTTGCCGACTTGCTGAATTTCTTGAACACATTTGCAAATTCCCCGATCCGCATGGGTATCCCGAAGGCAGAACTCAAGTTCGCCAAGAAGTTCTTGATTACGAACATGCGTGTCGAAATGTTCGTTCTCCGTTAGTATGCCGATTCGTATTACTGGCGGTTCGTTGCGGGGGCGCAACATCGAGTCCCCGGATACTATGAAAACGCGTCCGACGGCTTCCCGCACTAGGGAAGCTCTCTTTAACATTTTGCAAGGCGTCGATGGGTTCCGCATGCTGGACCTTTTTGCCGGCAGTGGCATTATGGGGCTCGAGGCGTTGAGCCGTGGGGCCGCAAGCGTTACAGCTGTGGAACTTGCTCGTGTGCAGGCGAAGATGATTGAACGCTCGTACAAGTCGGTCGGTATGGATTCCAGACTCAGGCTTTTGGAAACGAGCGTTTTGACTTTGAAAAAGGAAATTGTCTGTGCGGATGGCGGTTTTGACCTGATTTATGCGGATCCGCCGTTCAAGGACATGGATTACCCGGACTTGCGCCCGTTTATCGAATGGCTTAACCTTGGTGGAGTGGCCGTTTTTGAGGCTCCGAGCCGCAAGTTGCCCGAATGGGCCAAGGGGGAGGATTTTCAGGGGCAAGTTCGTCGCTATGGCGAGTCGTCGCTGATTATTTTCAGGGCGTGATTTTTGTAAATTATACCACATGGTGTGGAAATCAAAAGCACAGAAGAAATCGATTGTGGAGGCAGGCCGTGAACGCCGTGTGGCGGTGTTTGCAGGTTCCTTTGATCCGTTTACCGTAGGTCACTTTGACCTTGTGAAGCGTGCCGCAGGCCTCTTTGATACCCTTGTTGTGCTTGTCGCCCAGAATGCAAGCAAGAAAAACTTGTTTGACGCCGAGACGCGCAAGGCGATGGTGGAGGCGGCAGTCTCTGAATTCTCAAATGTGAAGGTTGCTGTCCATGGCGGTTTGACAGTTGATTTTATGAAGTCCGTCGGGGCGCATTACCTGGTTCGTGGCGTTCGCAGTTCCGCAGACCTAGATGCCGAACAGGCTGTAGCCTGGAACAATAAGGTTATCTATGGGGATGGCGATGTCGAGACGGTGCTTTTGCTCAGTGCGCAGGAACACCTCGTGGTGAGTAGCACCCTCGTGCGTGAACTCCTCAAGTGCGGTGCCGCTAAGAGCGCATCCGAACAGAAATCGCTCCTCTCTAAATATGTGCCAAAGAACATGGTCTCCATGCTTTTAAAAGAGTTTAGGAAGAATTATGAAGCCATTTAAATATTTGCCCAAGGCGTTGCAGACGCTGTTGCTTGCGAATGCCGCTGTTTTTATTATCGCATTCCTGGGACGCGGACTTGAAATCAACCTGGGCGCCGGTTACGGGAGCCTCACGGATTACATCAGCTATTATGGCGCATTTATGCCGAGAGTCCCGCTTGAACTGTGGCGCTACGTGACGTACATGTTCATCCACTTTGACTTTATGCATTTCTTCTTCAATATGCTGATGCTCTGGATGTTCGGTTCCGAAGTGGCAGAATGGATGGGGTCGCGTCATTTTATCTCGATGTATTTTTTCTGTGGAATCTTTGCGGCGCTGTTCAGCTTCTTCATGTGCTTGCTCGGACTCACGAACAATCCGATTATCGGTGCGTCGGGCGCCTTGATGGGTGTCTTTGTCGCTTACTACAAGTTCTTCCCGGATCGTGTCATCCTCATGTTCTTTGTCATCCCGATGCGAATCAAGAACGCCATGTGGGTGATGATTGCGCTTGATATTCTCTTTGCAAATTCGGGGGACATGATTGCACACTTTGCCCACTTGGGCGGTGTCGTGGCCGGTTTCCTTTACATGGCGGTTTTCCAGAACGGACCGAAGGTGCTTTACAACTCTCCGCTTTCGGCTATTTTCCGCCTGTTCTCCAGCAATCCTGAAAAGTATAATCGAGGCCGTTCTTCGCGCTCTTCCCATAGCGATAGCGTTGAAGAACCGGAAGTTCTCGAAGGTGAAGTGTTCTACGTAAATGAACAGAAGCGCATGGACGAAATCCTCAAGAAGGTGGAACGCGAAGGCCTCCAGTCCTTGAGTGAATCGGAACGTGATTTTTTATTAAAAGCGGGTGACAAGTTGCGTCGCCGTCGCGGAGGATTCTAATGAAGAAAGTTCTTGGTATGGGCGCTGCCCTTGTTGATATTTTGGCAAACGTGAGCGATGAATGGATTGCTGCACAGGGTGTCCAGAAGGGCGGCATGAACATGGTCGACTGGCCGCAGATGGAAAAGTTCCTTGGTGCACTCGAAAATCCGATTCGCGTGCCGGGCGGCTCTACTTGCAATACCATGGTCGGTCTTTCCCGCTTGCATGGCAAGGCTGCCTTTATTTCGAAGATTGGCGATGATGAACTCGGCAAGCTTTTCCAGGAACACTTGAAGAATAACGGCGTGGAATCGAAGCTCGGAATGAGCGATGTCGCTACGGGTTGCGTGTTCTCTGCCGTGACTCCGGATGCCCAGCGCTCCATGTGGACTTACCTTGGCGCTTCGGACTTCCTCGGTTCGGATGACTTTACTCCGGCTCTCTATGATGGTGTGGGCCTCCTCTATGCAGAAGGTTATCGCGCATTTAACGGTGAATGCTTCAAGAAGTCGTTTACTCTGGCTCGCAGCCTCGGTGTAGAAACGGCTCTTGACTTTAGCTCGTTCGGCGTTGTCGAAGCTTGCCGCAAATTGTTCGATGAACTTTTCGAAGAAAAGATGATTGATATCATCATCGCTAACGAAGACGAAGCTTACGCTTATGCAGGCGTCAAGGAAGAAGCTGCCCTCGAAGTCTTGGCCAAGAAGGCTAAGGTTGCGGTCGTGAAGATTGGCAAGCGTGGCGCCTTGATTGCTAAGGATGGCGTGGTGACTCGCGTATCTGCGGGTGCTGCAAAGGCTATTGATACGACGGGTGCCGGTGACCTCTGGGCATCGGGATTCCTCTATGGTTACATGAACGGCTGGGATATGGAACGCTCGGGCAAGCTCGGTAGCATCGTCTCGAACGAAGTGGTCCAGGTGATGGGCGCCCAGATTCCGGAAGAAGGCTGGCAGCGCATTTACGCCCAGATGTAATTGAGGGTATATGGTTTCTGTTGTTCGTTCTTTTGTGAAGTCGTGGACTTTGAGTGCCTTAATCGTGCTTGCTTTTGCAGGTGCTGCAAATGCGGCTGGAAATGCTGCTGAAAAAAGTGATGCCGAAAAGGCTGAACTTGTCGCTGAAATTGCCGTGCGCGATAGCGTGATGGCGATTCACGACAGCGTCTGCATCGTTGAAAAGAAAGCTCTCCGTTCGGACTTAGAAATCGAAAGAGCCAAGTGCGAAAACTGGGAACAGAGCTATAACACACTGAAGAAGAACAACGAAACTTGCGCCAAGGCGTTGAGCGTTGCTGTACAGGCAAGTCAGGAACAGGCTGAAAAGCAAAAAGCCAAGGAAAAAGAAAAGGAAAAGTCTGATGTCGTGATGCAGTCTGCATCTATGGCGGCAAGCTTTGGACTTGGCATGCTTATCATGTGGCTGATTCTGGATTAACTTTTTTTGAGGGATTGAAATGAAAAAAACGACATTTGTCTTGAGCTTGCTTTTGGGCGCAGGTCTTGCAATCGCTAAAAAGTCTGATGTTCCGACGGGACCGTTCCATTGGGGAACGACGCTTAAGCAAATTGCTTCAATCCCCATGACCACTGCTGAAATTTCGGCGTTTATGCCCGAAAAGAAGGTGCTGTTTGTCGTTGGCGGAGAAAATGTTCTCGAAGTGGTTGATTTGGCTGACCCCGCAAATCCGAAAAAGATAAGCGAAATCAAGTTGCCGGGGGGCGCCTCTAGCGTAACGGTCAATGGAGACCTTGTTGCCGTAAGTCTCTTGAACAATCCCGAATGGAAAATGGGCCATGTGCAGGTGATGCGCTACAACAAGAAACTCGAAGTTCTTGGAAAGCATGAACTGTGCTACATGCCCGATATGATTACGTTTACGCCGGATGGTACAAATTTGCTCGTGGCCTGCGAAGGCTCTCCGGACGAGACGTTCTCGGAAGATCCGGAAGGCGGCATTGGCGTTTTGTCGATTGCAGGCGTGAATGCGTCGGCGAGTGCAGCTGATTTAGCTAGGACTTGGAAAAAGCCGCAAAAGACGGTTGTCGGATTTGGTGAACTGGATTCGCTTGCATTGATGGCTAAAGGCATCCGTAAGACGGGCGTGAAGAGTTTTGCGCAGTCGCTTGAACCGGAATACATTACGGTTTCTGGTGATGGAAAGACGGCTTGGGTGAGCTTGCAGGAAAACAATGCAATCGTCAAGTTTGATGTCGAAGCGAAGAAAATCCTGGATGTGTTCCCGCTCGGTTATGTGGACCATTCCAAGCCGGGATTTGGCCTGGACATCAAGAAGAACAAGAAAATTGAAATCAAGAATTATCCGCTGCGCGGCCTTCGCCAACCCGATGGAATTTCGGCGTTCAGCGCAGGTGGAAAGACGTTTGTGCTCACGGCGAACGAGGGCGCTCCGGTCAACGATTACAAGGCCTGGACGGATGTGACAACTCCGATGATGCTCTTGCAGAATGGTGTCATTGATCCGAGTGTGTTTACGTCGCAAGTGCTTGAAGATGTGAAGAACATCTCCGTGAGCAATTTGGAACGCTGCAATGTTGTGCCTGATAAGACCGAAAATGGAATGTGTCCTTACATGTACAGCTTTGGAACGCG
The DNA window shown above is from Fibrobacter sp. UWB2 and carries:
- a CDS encoding adenosine kinase, producing the protein MKKVLGMGAALVDILANVSDEWIAAQGVQKGGMNMVDWPQMEKFLGALENPIRVPGGSTCNTMVGLSRLHGKAAFISKIGDDELGKLFQEHLKNNGVESKLGMSDVATGCVFSAVTPDAQRSMWTYLGASDFLGSDDFTPALYDGVGLLYAEGYRAFNGECFKKSFTLARSLGVETALDFSSFGVVEACRKLFDELFEEKMIDIIIANEDEAYAYAGVKEEAALEVLAKKAKVAVVKIGKRGALIAKDGVVTRVSAGAAKAIDTTGAGDLWASGFLYGYMNGWDMERSGKLGSIVSNEVVQVMGAQIPEEGWQRIYAQM
- the coaD gene encoding pantetheine-phosphate adenylyltransferase codes for the protein MVWKSKAQKKSIVEAGRERRVAVFAGSFDPFTVGHFDLVKRAAGLFDTLVVLVAQNASKKNLFDAETRKAMVEAAVSEFSNVKVAVHGGLTVDFMKSVGAHYLVRGVRSSADLDAEQAVAWNNKVIYGDGDVETVLLLSAQEHLVVSSTLVRELLKCGAAKSASEQKSLLSKYVPKNMVSMLLKEFRKNYEAI
- a CDS encoding helix-hairpin-helix domain-containing protein, translating into MNASEKRILKLAIILFIIGLTVRYLPWGLPSIETFEVGDAIIVANASPAITDGVPPADTSAVLASDTDKVIPLADPGPKSTEHSSEHHRKAKKKVSFPLNINTASADDLCAIKGVGPKLAEKIVERRTAAGPFKGPSDLKKVHGIGKKKLETMLQSIIFD
- the rsmD gene encoding 16S rRNA (guanine(966)-N(2))-methyltransferase RsmD, with amino-acid sequence MPIRITGGSLRGRNIESPDTMKTRPTASRTREALFNILQGVDGFRMLDLFAGSGIMGLEALSRGAASVTAVELARVQAKMIERSYKSVGMDSRLRLLETSVLTLKKEIVCADGGFDLIYADPPFKDMDYPDLRPFIEWLNLGGVAVFEAPSRKLPEWAKGEDFQGQVRRYGESSLIIFRA
- a CDS encoding 3-deoxy-manno-octulosonate cytidylyltransferase, translated to MNKVSCIVPARMGSSRFPGKPLLKLNGKEMIVRTMERALLADCFDRIVCATDSPEIEAVVTAAGFDCVMTGECATGSDRVAEAAKKLGLDLVVNLQGDEPLVEPSVLRDVAKDLSEHPDCWVTVACPLNPAEAELKTVVKVLVRDGVAVDFTRSVPPAEANRWFQHQGIYAYSREARDEFASLPQNKIELERSLEQMRILGRRPIRIVQSAYPSISVDVPADAAHVENILLDRLLYPCFDEPLKKGNERI
- a CDS encoding choice-of-anchor I family protein, coding for MKKTTFVLSLLLGAGLAIAKKSDVPTGPFHWGTTLKQIASIPMTTAEISAFMPEKKVLFVVGGENVLEVVDLADPANPKKISEIKLPGGASSVTVNGDLVAVSLLNNPEWKMGHVQVMRYNKKLEVLGKHELCYMPDMITFTPDGTNLLVACEGSPDETFSEDPEGGIGVLSIAGVNASASAADLARTWKKPQKTVVGFGELDSLALMAKGIRKTGVKSFAQSLEPEYITVSGDGKTAWVSLQENNAIVKFDVEAKKILDVFPLGYVDHSKPGFGLDIKKNKKIEIKNYPLRGLRQPDGISAFSAGGKTFVLTANEGAPVNDYKAWTDVTTPMMLLQNGVIDPSVFTSQVLEDVKNISVSNLERCNVVPDKTENGMCPYMYSFGTRSISIFDGETGHLMWDSGDAFEQMMAQMAPDYFNWNSKKGKVKMDARSEDKGCEPENVTTGVVGDKRYAFVGLERSSVVAVFDIAGVENGNTPKIVDYYLNPKDRGPEGILFIPAEKSPNGEPLLIVGFEYSKTLAVYSVK
- a CDS encoding rhomboid family intramembrane serine protease gives rise to the protein MKPFKYLPKALQTLLLANAAVFIIAFLGRGLEINLGAGYGSLTDYISYYGAFMPRVPLELWRYVTYMFIHFDFMHFFFNMLMLWMFGSEVAEWMGSRHFISMYFFCGIFAALFSFFMCLLGLTNNPIIGASGALMGVFVAYYKFFPDRVILMFFVIPMRIKNAMWVMIALDILFANSGDMIAHFAHLGGVVAGFLYMAVFQNGPKVLYNSPLSAIFRLFSSNPEKYNRGRSSRSSHSDSVEEPEVLEGEVFYVNEQKRMDEILKKVEREGLQSLSESERDFLLKAGDKLRRRRGGF